Proteins from a single region of Scylla paramamosain isolate STU-SP2022 chromosome 13, ASM3559412v1, whole genome shotgun sequence:
- the LOC135106342 gene encoding ankyrin-1-like isoform X3: MKVYLQLAALLLVVTVILATEAEKPTEAEKPTGAEKPTGAEKPPPKKGKDGKVKEGPCNTKKKKVVEKKCPGKDCDDPCEIVKGPRKKVCYGNMLLSKTQKENLKRIEKILQLNATDSTYLVTYMEKSGKRQGYTALLWAAEKNNTVMMEMLLNASSRVNHQSSSGISALFLVARNGNKECVEMLLQRGAKPDLKTKSGYTPLIIAVWNRFSDIVKILLDNKADPNTTTPNSHYSALYLAARNGDLDIVKYLTQAKAFLNPVTSWDVTPLHVATYWGHEEIVELLLNSGADPNIQEKDGYTMLHKAVYYNYPGIVDLALGAKVQVDTQSKNGYTALIQAVRSGRLKMVEKIVKAKPNPNLQERTGKTALHWAARSQGVEVVQALLKTCPNAKLEDMDGRTPLDTAKRHNIPEVVKILQDYEDNPNC; the protein is encoded by the exons ATGAAGGTGTACTTACAACTGGCGGCGTTACtgctggtggtgacggtgatccTTGCCACGGAGGCCGAGAAGCCCACGGAGGCCGAGAAGCCCACGGGGGCCGAGAAGCCCACGGGGGCCGAGAAGCCGCCGCCCaagaagggaaaagatggaaaagtgaaggagggaccGTGCAacaccaagaagaagaaagttgtAGAGAAGAAGTGTCCTGGAAAAGATTGTGACGACCCCTGCGAGATAGTGAAGGGCCCCAGGAAGAAAGTCTGCTACG GAAACATGCTGCTGTCcaaaacacagaaagaaaacttgaagagaatagaaaaaatcCTGCAACTGAATGCCACCGACTCTACTTACCTGGTCACCTACATGGAGAAGTCAG gcaagAGGCAGGGGTACACGGCGCTGCTGTGGGCGGCGGAGAAGAACAACACGGTCATGATGGAGATGCTGCTCAACGCGTCATCCCGAGTCAACCACCAGAGCTCCTCAG GTATCTCGGCCCTGTTCCTCGTCGCCCGTAACGGAAACAAGGAGTGCGTGGAGATGTTGCTCCAAAGAGGCGCCAAGCCTGACCTGAAGACCAAGTCAG GTTATACACCCCTCATCATTGCCGTGTGGAACAGATTCTCAGACATCGTGAAGATTCTACTAGACAACAAAGCTGATCCGAACACAACCACGCCCAATTCAC ATTACTCGGCGCTGTACTTGGCTGCGAGGAACGGGGACCTGGACATCGTGAAGTATCTGACGCAGGCTAAAGCTTTTCTCAACCCGGTCACCTCCTGGG ATGTGACTCCTCTGCACGTCGCCACCTACTGGGGCCACGAGGAGATAGTAGAACTGCTTCTGAACAGCGGCGCCGATCCCAACATCCAGGAAAAGGATG GATACACGATGCTGCATAAGGCTGTCTACTACAACTACCCGGGCATCGTGGATCTGGCGCTGGGGGCAAAAGTGCAGGTCGACACGCAGAGCAAGAACG gGTACACGGCTCTCATCCAGGCTGTGCGCAGCGGTAGGCTCAAGATGGttgaaaaaatagtgaaagcAAAGCCCAACCCTAACTTACAGGAAAGGACAG GTAAGACGGCGCTCCACTGGGCGGCGAGGTCACaaggggtggaggtggtgcaggCTCTGCTGAAGACCTGCCCTAACGCCAAACTTGAGGACATGGATG GACGCACGCCGCTGGACACCGCCAAACGCCACAACATTCCAGAAGTCGTAAAAATACTTCAAG ACTACGAGGACAACCCCAATTGTTAG
- the LOC135106342 gene encoding ankyrin-1-like isoform X1, which produces MWSRWVVSARRDLLGSSWRCEWRHSGAHPNSWAQCSAPCTTSSKQRGHCERQLVPTPARRSRPQPASRGDQGSMKVYLQLAALLLVVTVILATEAEKPTEAEKPTGAEKPTGAEKPPPKKGKDGKVKEGPCNTKKKKVVEKKCPGKDCDDPCEIVKGPRKKVCYGNMLLSKTQKENLKRIEKILQLNATDSTYLVTYMEKSGKRQGYTALLWAAEKNNTVMMEMLLNASSRVNHQSSSGISALFLVARNGNKECVEMLLQRGAKPDLKTKSGYTPLIIAVWNRFSDIVKILLDNKADPNTTTPNSHYSALYLAARNGDLDIVKYLTQAKAFLNPVTSWDVTPLHVATYWGHEEIVELLLNSGADPNIQEKDGYTMLHKAVYYNYPGIVDLALGAKVQVDTQSKNGYTALIQAVRSGRLKMVEKIVKAKPNPNLQERTGKTALHWAARSQGVEVVQALLKTCPNAKLEDMDGRTPLDTAKRHNIPEVVKILQDYEDNPNC; this is translated from the exons ATGTGGAGCCGCTGGGTGGTTAGTGCTCGCCGGGATCTGCTTGGGTCTAGTTGGCGGTGTGAGTGGCGACACAGTGGGGCACATCCGAATAGCTGGGCTCAGTGTTCGGCTCCttgcaccaccagcagcaagcAGCGTGGACACTGTGAGAGGCAGCTTGTCCCCACGCCCGCCCGCCGCTCCCGCCCACAGCCTGCAAG CAGAGGAGATCAAGGCAGCATGAAGGTGTACTTACAACTGGCGGCGTTACtgctggtggtgacggtgatccTTGCCACGGAGGCCGAGAAGCCCACGGAGGCCGAGAAGCCCACGGGGGCCGAGAAGCCCACGGGGGCCGAGAAGCCGCCGCCCaagaagggaaaagatggaaaagtgaaggagggaccGTGCAacaccaagaagaagaaagttgtAGAGAAGAAGTGTCCTGGAAAAGATTGTGACGACCCCTGCGAGATAGTGAAGGGCCCCAGGAAGAAAGTCTGCTACG GAAACATGCTGCTGTCcaaaacacagaaagaaaacttgaagagaatagaaaaaatcCTGCAACTGAATGCCACCGACTCTACTTACCTGGTCACCTACATGGAGAAGTCAG gcaagAGGCAGGGGTACACGGCGCTGCTGTGGGCGGCGGAGAAGAACAACACGGTCATGATGGAGATGCTGCTCAACGCGTCATCCCGAGTCAACCACCAGAGCTCCTCAG GTATCTCGGCCCTGTTCCTCGTCGCCCGTAACGGAAACAAGGAGTGCGTGGAGATGTTGCTCCAAAGAGGCGCCAAGCCTGACCTGAAGACCAAGTCAG GTTATACACCCCTCATCATTGCCGTGTGGAACAGATTCTCAGACATCGTGAAGATTCTACTAGACAACAAAGCTGATCCGAACACAACCACGCCCAATTCAC ATTACTCGGCGCTGTACTTGGCTGCGAGGAACGGGGACCTGGACATCGTGAAGTATCTGACGCAGGCTAAAGCTTTTCTCAACCCGGTCACCTCCTGGG ATGTGACTCCTCTGCACGTCGCCACCTACTGGGGCCACGAGGAGATAGTAGAACTGCTTCTGAACAGCGGCGCCGATCCCAACATCCAGGAAAAGGATG GATACACGATGCTGCATAAGGCTGTCTACTACAACTACCCGGGCATCGTGGATCTGGCGCTGGGGGCAAAAGTGCAGGTCGACACGCAGAGCAAGAACG gGTACACGGCTCTCATCCAGGCTGTGCGCAGCGGTAGGCTCAAGATGGttgaaaaaatagtgaaagcAAAGCCCAACCCTAACTTACAGGAAAGGACAG GTAAGACGGCGCTCCACTGGGCGGCGAGGTCACaaggggtggaggtggtgcaggCTCTGCTGAAGACCTGCCCTAACGCCAAACTTGAGGACATGGATG GACGCACGCCGCTGGACACCGCCAAACGCCACAACATTCCAGAAGTCGTAAAAATACTTCAAG ACTACGAGGACAACCCCAATTGTTAG
- the LOC135106342 gene encoding ankyrin-1-like isoform X2, producing MWSRWVVSARRDLLGSSWRCEWRHSGAHPNSWAQCSAPCTTSSKQRGHCERQLVPTPARRSRPQPARGDQGSMKVYLQLAALLLVVTVILATEAEKPTEAEKPTGAEKPTGAEKPPPKKGKDGKVKEGPCNTKKKKVVEKKCPGKDCDDPCEIVKGPRKKVCYGNMLLSKTQKENLKRIEKILQLNATDSTYLVTYMEKSGKRQGYTALLWAAEKNNTVMMEMLLNASSRVNHQSSSGISALFLVARNGNKECVEMLLQRGAKPDLKTKSGYTPLIIAVWNRFSDIVKILLDNKADPNTTTPNSHYSALYLAARNGDLDIVKYLTQAKAFLNPVTSWDVTPLHVATYWGHEEIVELLLNSGADPNIQEKDGYTMLHKAVYYNYPGIVDLALGAKVQVDTQSKNGYTALIQAVRSGRLKMVEKIVKAKPNPNLQERTGKTALHWAARSQGVEVVQALLKTCPNAKLEDMDGRTPLDTAKRHNIPEVVKILQDYEDNPNC from the exons ATGTGGAGCCGCTGGGTGGTTAGTGCTCGCCGGGATCTGCTTGGGTCTAGTTGGCGGTGTGAGTGGCGACACAGTGGGGCACATCCGAATAGCTGGGCTCAGTGTTCGGCTCCttgcaccaccagcagcaagcAGCGTGGACACTGTGAGAGGCAGCTTGTCCCCACGCCCGCCCGCCGCTCCCGCCCACAGCCTGCAAG AGGAGATCAAGGCAGCATGAAGGTGTACTTACAACTGGCGGCGTTACtgctggtggtgacggtgatccTTGCCACGGAGGCCGAGAAGCCCACGGAGGCCGAGAAGCCCACGGGGGCCGAGAAGCCCACGGGGGCCGAGAAGCCGCCGCCCaagaagggaaaagatggaaaagtgaaggagggaccGTGCAacaccaagaagaagaaagttgtAGAGAAGAAGTGTCCTGGAAAAGATTGTGACGACCCCTGCGAGATAGTGAAGGGCCCCAGGAAGAAAGTCTGCTACG GAAACATGCTGCTGTCcaaaacacagaaagaaaacttgaagagaatagaaaaaatcCTGCAACTGAATGCCACCGACTCTACTTACCTGGTCACCTACATGGAGAAGTCAG gcaagAGGCAGGGGTACACGGCGCTGCTGTGGGCGGCGGAGAAGAACAACACGGTCATGATGGAGATGCTGCTCAACGCGTCATCCCGAGTCAACCACCAGAGCTCCTCAG GTATCTCGGCCCTGTTCCTCGTCGCCCGTAACGGAAACAAGGAGTGCGTGGAGATGTTGCTCCAAAGAGGCGCCAAGCCTGACCTGAAGACCAAGTCAG GTTATACACCCCTCATCATTGCCGTGTGGAACAGATTCTCAGACATCGTGAAGATTCTACTAGACAACAAAGCTGATCCGAACACAACCACGCCCAATTCAC ATTACTCGGCGCTGTACTTGGCTGCGAGGAACGGGGACCTGGACATCGTGAAGTATCTGACGCAGGCTAAAGCTTTTCTCAACCCGGTCACCTCCTGGG ATGTGACTCCTCTGCACGTCGCCACCTACTGGGGCCACGAGGAGATAGTAGAACTGCTTCTGAACAGCGGCGCCGATCCCAACATCCAGGAAAAGGATG GATACACGATGCTGCATAAGGCTGTCTACTACAACTACCCGGGCATCGTGGATCTGGCGCTGGGGGCAAAAGTGCAGGTCGACACGCAGAGCAAGAACG gGTACACGGCTCTCATCCAGGCTGTGCGCAGCGGTAGGCTCAAGATGGttgaaaaaatagtgaaagcAAAGCCCAACCCTAACTTACAGGAAAGGACAG GTAAGACGGCGCTCCACTGGGCGGCGAGGTCACaaggggtggaggtggtgcaggCTCTGCTGAAGACCTGCCCTAACGCCAAACTTGAGGACATGGATG GACGCACGCCGCTGGACACCGCCAAACGCCACAACATTCCAGAAGTCGTAAAAATACTTCAAG ACTACGAGGACAACCCCAATTGTTAG